One genomic window of Polyangium aurulentum includes the following:
- the lpxB gene encoding lipid-A-disaccharide synthase — protein MSDEGLLVVAGEPSGDRIAASVLHALGPLSDESFGIGGPACRRAGMRTLGDVSAIAAMGVGDVIARLPALAAAAMDLWRRIAASPPRAALLVNFTELNARLGRLLRRRGVRVLWAVAPQVWAWRAGRIRSLRGAVDTLAVLLPFEEPLWRDAGYDARFVGHPSLDVPRTPASQARRMLGLPSAGRAVAVLAGSRSGEVIRLGPPLCEAAALLRSRGIVAEARALAAPWLDARARGLLERAAQSHGIAVDEADPEHGAAPLLGAFDLALCASGTASLETALAGLPTVIAYRVDRLAYAVARRLVRTPHIGLPNVLLGRRAYPELLQDEATGPSIASAAIPLVGDEARARAAENAATLRAALLPRAPGTFGERVAELLRPMLV, from the coding sequence GTGAGCGACGAGGGCCTGCTCGTCGTCGCCGGCGAGCCCTCGGGCGATCGCATCGCGGCCTCGGTGCTCCACGCGCTCGGGCCGCTCTCGGATGAATCCTTCGGGATCGGAGGACCTGCGTGCAGGCGCGCCGGCATGCGCACGCTCGGGGACGTCTCGGCGATCGCCGCGATGGGCGTGGGAGACGTGATCGCGCGGCTCCCTGCCCTCGCCGCGGCTGCGATGGATCTCTGGCGCCGCATCGCCGCCTCCCCTCCCCGCGCGGCCCTGCTCGTGAACTTCACCGAGCTCAACGCGCGTCTCGGCCGCCTGCTCAGGCGCCGCGGGGTGCGCGTGCTCTGGGCCGTGGCGCCGCAGGTGTGGGCCTGGCGCGCGGGCCGGATCCGGTCGCTGCGCGGCGCCGTGGACACGCTCGCCGTGCTCCTGCCCTTCGAGGAGCCGCTCTGGCGAGACGCAGGCTACGACGCGCGCTTCGTCGGACACCCGTCGCTCGACGTGCCTCGCACGCCCGCATCGCAGGCCAGGCGAATGCTCGGTCTCCCGAGCGCGGGGCGCGCCGTCGCCGTGCTCGCGGGCAGTCGATCGGGTGAGGTCATACGGCTCGGCCCTCCTCTGTGCGAGGCTGCGGCGCTGCTGCGATCACGCGGGATCGTCGCCGAGGCGCGCGCGCTCGCCGCCCCCTGGCTCGACGCGCGCGCGCGCGGCTTGCTGGAGCGCGCGGCGCAGAGCCACGGCATCGCGGTCGACGAGGCCGATCCCGAGCACGGCGCGGCCCCTCTCCTCGGCGCCTTCGATCTCGCGCTCTGCGCCTCGGGAACGGCGAGCCTCGAGACCGCGCTCGCAGGTTTGCCCACGGTGATCGCGTACCGCGTCGACAGGCTCGCCTACGCCGTCGCGCGCCGCCTCGTGCGCACGCCGCACATCGGTCTGCCGAACGTCCTCCTCGGCCGCCGCGCGTATCCGGAGCTGTTGCAGGACGAGGCGACAGGACCTTCGATCGCGAGCGCGGCGATCCCCCTCGTCGGAGACGAAGCGCGCGCCCGCGCCGCAGAGAACGCCGCCACGCTGCGCGCAGCCCTCCTGCCGAGAGCGCCGGGAACCTTCGGCGAGCGCGTCGCGGAGCTCCTCCGGCCGATGCTCGTTTAA
- a CDS encoding serine/threonine-protein kinase PknK, whose protein sequence is MMARTQQLIAGRFQVEREVGRGAVGIVFRAFDTVSQRRVALKIIAAPGETDQAERMRLLQEGKILSELDHPGIVQVVAYGALDTTYTAALGRKFDEGAPFIAMEWLEGEDLLTRQLRAALTTRQSLDIARQVAFALAAAHDAGIVHRDIKPSNIFILSNRFPDPESPPVSTRTTRRPREEGELPEQLTAKLVDFGVATSRDMRLTGNDIFVGTPAYMAPEQARGDATADARSDIYSLGATLFELLTGRPPHIGTTSIATIARLATTPAPRLSELLLEVPDHLDELMARMLMSEREHRPASAREVALELDALCRDPAVPETAKLIASTTEPPPIVASRLVTTLVALQVGSKQQRIELLDRLRAHGADALPLGADSIVAHLGMKQAHGDEAARALDLGRWLCEVGAGVGVATGRMRVDRVRSAGDVVDRASALSRKAGESILFCDGTTKELARGRFHFEVFPGGDVKVGAPVKQPTKTMQFVGREPELLKACEAYARCAEDTTPIIVTVSGPPGIGKSRLAREFVTRITTREEPPLLVRVRCESFGRAQALGVATDALRALLGLPKGASLEQVEQSLRTRQIRTGDGELLSRLLANQPFDDGMDPRGARDSLYLSMTDLALGAAQAGICVLLFEDAQWSDPESVSWIEHLLGRATNLPLFVMMVMRPSFWRDQGQRFVGRDHERIELRPMSKRATREIARAVIGEGADEAMLDRVAQQAAGSPLFAEELARVIAAGKDVTTAATIEAAIQVSLDALDESTREAVVRMSVFGLSVWDAGVGAVGVEDPEVALKKLISAELLVEHGASRFAGSREFLFKHALVRDVAYASASDELRKQMHAAAAEWLASMGEDAATVAQHFDLGGQNEKAAVYWEAAARRALATNSLQDAVTMADRSLIFATDKPSAFARAMLLDEAYSRLDARSYQRNEAIQAMAENIFDEASEIRTLGARARYDYAMGSGSNIEERLIQIRDRAAKLDLVEEEARCSAALANLYAFAGQLAGAEKETKLLLELAERRDIEWAAVDAWQTLAIVRQTRGQLASALEARRNAAHAAKDAGLQEREAMLTVNVGFALTTIGARAEALHEIESGLAKANAIGSPGIVRLGHMNLLCWAATFGADSRIDAALTEPRANADEAATGGWVVRDRVTLGTLFYRGCELLRTDGPGNISRARALLKTAAEAYRSTENRDVLPVALGFWAEAERRFGNADQAVELAREAAKLVEAGAPSLLNEAPIYLTLHDAYVDVGDLKSAREAMERAITPLERRIRGLEGTPYARAFLVNLPHNAGLLSAAEAYGCLTSLIEQTLSLPASDN, encoded by the coding sequence ATGATGGCACGCACCCAGCAGCTCATCGCCGGGCGGTTTCAGGTCGAGCGCGAGGTCGGACGCGGCGCCGTCGGCATCGTGTTCCGCGCCTTCGACACCGTCTCGCAGCGGCGCGTCGCCCTCAAGATCATCGCCGCCCCCGGAGAGACCGATCAGGCCGAGCGCATGCGCCTGCTCCAGGAGGGCAAGATCCTCTCGGAGCTCGATCACCCGGGGATCGTGCAGGTCGTCGCCTACGGCGCGCTCGACACGACGTACACCGCGGCGCTCGGTAGAAAATTCGACGAGGGCGCGCCCTTCATCGCGATGGAGTGGCTCGAGGGCGAGGACCTGCTCACGCGCCAGCTCCGCGCCGCGCTCACCACGCGCCAGAGCCTCGACATCGCGCGCCAGGTCGCCTTCGCGCTCGCCGCCGCGCACGACGCGGGCATCGTCCACCGCGACATCAAGCCCTCGAACATCTTCATCCTCTCGAACCGCTTCCCCGATCCCGAGTCGCCCCCCGTCTCCACGCGCACCACGCGCCGCCCGCGCGAAGAGGGCGAGCTGCCCGAGCAGCTCACCGCGAAGCTCGTCGACTTCGGCGTCGCCACCTCGCGCGACATGCGCCTGACCGGCAACGACATCTTCGTCGGAACCCCGGCCTACATGGCCCCCGAGCAGGCCCGCGGCGACGCGACGGCCGACGCGCGCAGCGACATCTACTCGCTCGGCGCAACGCTCTTCGAGCTGCTCACCGGCCGCCCCCCGCACATCGGCACGACCTCGATCGCGACCATCGCGCGCCTCGCCACGACGCCCGCGCCGAGGCTGTCGGAGCTTCTGCTCGAGGTGCCCGATCACCTCGACGAGCTGATGGCGCGCATGCTCATGTCCGAGCGCGAGCACCGCCCGGCGTCCGCGCGCGAGGTCGCGCTCGAGCTCGACGCGCTCTGCCGCGATCCCGCCGTCCCCGAGACGGCCAAGCTCATCGCCTCGACCACCGAGCCGCCGCCCATCGTGGCCTCGCGCCTCGTCACCACGCTCGTCGCGCTGCAGGTCGGCTCCAAGCAGCAGCGCATCGAGCTGCTCGACCGGCTGCGCGCCCACGGCGCCGACGCGCTGCCCCTCGGCGCCGACTCCATCGTCGCCCACCTCGGCATGAAGCAGGCCCACGGCGACGAGGCCGCGCGCGCGCTCGATCTCGGCCGCTGGCTCTGCGAGGTCGGCGCCGGCGTCGGCGTCGCCACGGGCAGGATGCGCGTCGATCGCGTCCGCTCCGCCGGCGACGTCGTCGACCGCGCGAGCGCCCTGTCCAGAAAGGCCGGCGAGAGCATCCTGTTCTGCGACGGCACCACCAAGGAGCTCGCCCGCGGCCGCTTCCACTTCGAGGTCTTCCCCGGCGGCGACGTGAAGGTCGGCGCGCCCGTCAAGCAGCCCACCAAGACCATGCAGTTCGTCGGCCGCGAGCCCGAGCTGCTCAAGGCCTGCGAGGCGTACGCGCGCTGCGCCGAGGACACGACGCCGATCATCGTCACCGTCTCCGGCCCGCCCGGCATCGGCAAGAGCCGCCTCGCGCGCGAGTTCGTCACTCGCATCACGACGCGCGAGGAGCCGCCGCTGCTCGTGCGCGTGCGGTGCGAGTCGTTCGGTCGAGCCCAGGCCCTCGGCGTCGCGACGGACGCCTTGCGCGCCCTCCTCGGCCTGCCGAAGGGCGCCTCGCTCGAGCAGGTCGAGCAGTCGCTGCGCACGCGCCAGATCCGCACCGGCGACGGCGAGCTGCTCTCTCGCCTGCTCGCCAACCAGCCCTTCGACGACGGCATGGACCCGCGCGGCGCCCGCGACTCGCTCTACCTGTCGATGACCGATCTCGCGCTCGGCGCCGCGCAGGCGGGCATCTGCGTCCTGCTCTTCGAGGACGCGCAGTGGTCCGACCCGGAGAGCGTGTCGTGGATCGAGCACCTCCTCGGCCGCGCCACGAACCTGCCGCTGTTCGTGATGATGGTCATGCGCCCGTCGTTCTGGCGCGATCAAGGCCAGCGCTTCGTGGGCCGCGACCACGAGCGCATCGAGCTACGGCCGATGTCCAAGCGCGCCACGCGCGAGATCGCCCGCGCCGTCATCGGCGAAGGCGCCGACGAGGCCATGCTCGACCGCGTCGCCCAGCAAGCCGCAGGCTCGCCGCTCTTCGCCGAGGAGCTCGCCCGCGTCATCGCCGCCGGCAAGGACGTGACCACGGCGGCCACCATCGAGGCCGCCATCCAGGTGAGCCTCGACGCGCTCGACGAGTCGACCCGCGAGGCCGTCGTGCGCATGAGCGTCTTCGGCCTGAGCGTCTGGGACGCGGGCGTCGGCGCAGTCGGCGTCGAGGACCCCGAGGTCGCGCTGAAGAAGCTCATCTCCGCCGAGCTGCTCGTCGAGCACGGCGCGAGCCGCTTCGCCGGATCGCGCGAGTTCCTCTTCAAGCACGCCCTCGTGCGCGACGTGGCCTACGCCTCCGCGAGCGACGAGCTGCGCAAGCAGATGCACGCAGCCGCCGCCGAGTGGCTCGCGTCGATGGGCGAAGACGCCGCCACCGTGGCGCAGCACTTCGATCTCGGCGGCCAGAACGAGAAGGCCGCCGTGTACTGGGAGGCCGCCGCGCGCCGCGCCCTCGCGACGAACTCGCTGCAGGACGCGGTCACCATGGCCGACCGCTCGCTCATCTTCGCCACCGACAAGCCCTCCGCGTTCGCGCGCGCGATGCTGCTCGACGAGGCCTACAGCCGCCTCGACGCGCGCTCCTACCAGCGCAACGAGGCCATCCAGGCGATGGCCGAGAACATCTTCGACGAGGCGAGCGAGATCCGCACCCTCGGCGCGCGCGCCCGTTACGACTACGCGATGGGCTCGGGCTCGAACATCGAGGAGCGGCTCATCCAGATCCGCGACCGCGCCGCCAAGCTCGATCTCGTGGAGGAAGAGGCCCGCTGCTCGGCTGCGCTCGCGAACCTCTACGCCTTCGCCGGGCAGCTCGCCGGCGCCGAGAAGGAGACGAAGCTCCTCCTCGAGCTCGCCGAGCGCCGCGACATCGAGTGGGCCGCGGTCGACGCGTGGCAGACGCTCGCGATCGTGCGCCAGACGCGCGGGCAGCTCGCGTCGGCGCTCGAGGCGAGGCGAAACGCGGCGCACGCGGCCAAGGACGCAGGCTTGCAGGAGCGCGAGGCGATGCTGACCGTGAACGTCGGCTTCGCGCTGACCACCATCGGCGCGCGCGCAGAGGCGCTCCACGAGATCGAGTCGGGCCTCGCAAAAGCCAACGCCATCGGCAGCCCCGGCATCGTGCGCCTCGGCCACATGAACCTGCTCTGCTGGGCGGCCACGTTCGGCGCCGACAGCCGCATCGACGCGGCCCTGACCGAGCCACGCGCGAACGCCGACGAGGCCGCGACCGGCGGTTGGGTGGTGCGCGATCGCGTGACGCTCGGAACGCTGTTCTACCGCGGCTGCGAGCTGCTCCGGACCGACGGGCCCGGCAACATCTCGCGAGCGCGGGCGCTGCTGAAGACGGCGGCCGAGGCGTATCGCTCGACGGAGAACCGCGACGTTCTGCCGGTCGCGCTAGGCTTCTGGGCCGAGGCGGAGCGGAGGTTCGGCAACGCGGATCAGGCCGTCGAGCTGGCGCGCGAGGCCGCGAAGCTCGTGGAGGCCGGCGCGCCGAGCCTCCTGAACGAGGCGCCGATCTACCTGACGCTGCACGACGCCTACGTGGACGTGGGCGATCTGAAGAGCGCGCGTGAGGCGATGGAGCGGGCGATCACGCCGCTCGAGCGGCGCATCCGGGGCCTCGAGGGCACGCCGTACGCGCGCGCCTTCCTCGTGAACCTGCCCCACAACGCGGGCCTTCTCTCCGCTGCCGAGGCCTACGGCTGCCTCACCTCGCTCATCGAGCAGACGCTGTCCCTGCCCGCTTCCGACAACTGA